The genomic window GTAAAAATTTGTGCTTCGCATGCAGGATTAACCCTGGGAGAAGACGGAGCTACACACCAAATTCTAGAAGATATCGGTTTAATGAAAATGTTACCGGGAATGACGGTTATCAATCCTTGCGATTACAATCAGACCAAAGCGGCAACTATGGCAATTGCGGATCATGACGGGCCGGTATACCTGCGTTTTGGAAGACCATCCGTACCTATTTTCACACCGGAAGATCAGGAATTTCAAATTGGTAAAGGAATTCAATTACAAGAAGGAAAAGATGTGACTATTGTTGCTACCGGACACCTGGTTTGGGAAGCTTTACAAGCTGCCGAAAAGTTGTTTGCAAACGGTATTAAAGCGGATGTCATTAATATACACACCATCAAACCACTGGATGATGAAATTATTTTAAGATCCGTTAAAAAGACCGGATGTATAATTACTGCTGAAGAACATAATGTTTTAGGTGGACTGGGAGAAAGCGTTGCACGCCTACTTAGTACTTCTTACCCCGTTCCTCAAGAATTTATAGGAACAAACGATACTTTTGGTGAAAGTGGTACTCCGGCACAATTAATGGAAAAATACGGACTAAACGCTGATGCTATTGAAAAAGCAGTTCATAAAATAATAAAACGAAAATAGTTTTCTAATTGTTCTACATTTAAGTTTTACCTTATTTTTTAATTTGATAAATAAATCAACGACTAGTGTGACAGTGATGTGATCAAAAGTAGACACTGAAAAAACAATTAGTCGGTTTGATTTAATTTTTTATTTATCCTCACATAGAAGTGTTATAAAACTACATTTTTATATGTATTTCTTACTGTAAAAATAAAGCCAACATCAGCTCATCTCATTCTACTGAAGTAATTTCGAATACTTAAAAAATTTAAAACCAATCCTTTATACCTACTCAAGTAGTTTACATAACAGTATCTTAACACTTCTTACCTAGGGTTTGGCATGTTATTCGCGACTATTAGGACAACAACCAAAAAACTAATAGATCATATTCACTTTAATGTAAATTACATGAAAAATTTAATTGTAGTACTCGTATTGTTCAGTGGTTTTTTCTCTTTTGCACAGGATAATTTTTTAAATTTCGGTATAAAAGCCGGAATTAATTATGGCGATAATGGGGAAATAGAAATTAGTGAC from Aquimarina sp. ERC-38 includes these protein-coding regions:
- a CDS encoding transketolase family protein; translated protein: MKNYTYTEKKDTRSGFGAGLAALGRTNPDVVALCADLIGSLKMDEFIKDNPDRFFQVGIAEANMMGIAAGLTIGGKIPFTGTFANFSTGRVYDQIRQSIAYSGKNVKICASHAGLTLGEDGATHQILEDIGLMKMLPGMTVINPCDYNQTKAATMAIADHDGPVYLRFGRPSVPIFTPEDQEFQIGKGIQLQEGKDVTIVATGHLVWEALQAAEKLFANGIKADVINIHTIKPLDDEIILRSVKKTGCIITAEEHNVLGGLGESVARLLSTSYPVPQEFIGTNDTFGESGTPAQLMEKYGLNADAIEKAVHKIIKRK